One genomic segment of Pogoniulus pusillus isolate bPogPus1 chromosome 21, bPogPus1.pri, whole genome shotgun sequence includes these proteins:
- the SALL3 gene encoding sal-like protein 3 isoform X3, with protein sequence MSRRKQAKPQHLKSDQELQAEVVCEHAVPGEGADDGDSGNESRSGSEETNVCEKCCAEFFKWTDFLEHKKSCTKNPLVLIVNEDEAAPAPNEELPEPSPASSPSDQAESEATEEGAQAETNDSSEVKTAEKEEEPMEVETPAEKTFQNQGTSTTATPLPQIPEPSSMTTYNMPNTNVTLETLLSTKVAVAQFSQTTRTTASASISSGVTAVAIPMILEQLMALQQQQIHQLQLIEQIRSQVAMMNRQPLRASLNTVIAAQTGAGQASSQLQGFATSAAVQLTAVIPPAIVGQVASAQPTAFDGSQHLSRTTSGASTPNVSGGGSSAPPDSSLPSSSSAITSITPVPGTPNGASQPQNASTSPSLGGHGSLTSVSSLPNPLLPQTSSNSSVIFPNPLVSIAATANALDPLSALMKHRKGKPPNVSVFEPKASSEDPFFKHKCRFCAKVFGSDSALQIHLRSHTGERPFKCNICGNRFSTKGNLKVHFQRHKEKYPHIQMNPYPVPEYLDNVPTCSGIPYGMSLPPEKPVTTWLDSKPVLPTVPTSIGLQLPPTIPGVNSYGDSPSITPMSRSPQRPSPASSECTSLSPSLNTSESGAPASAESPQPVQSGSAQTKSEAVTLPPTGARLGELPVGGQASAASTSSIPTAVTESGVVTSLPNPVLPAVSDQFKAKFPFGGLLDSMQTSETSKLQQLVENIDKKMTDPNQCVICHRVLSCQSALKMHYRTHTGERPFKCKICGRAFTTKGNLKTHFGVHRAKPPLRVQHSCPICQKKFTNAVVLQQHIRMHMGGQIPNTPLPEGFQDAMDSELSYDDKNIDALSNFDEDIDENSMEEDPELKDVASDSSKPLISYSGSCPSSPPSVISSIAALENQMKMIDSVMNCQQLAGLKSMENGSGESDHLSNDSSSAVGDLESQSAGSPAMSESSSSMQALSPVNSNSESFRSKSPVLGTQEEPPEIQLKTEKPDSPPPTTENGGALDLTSAAATTNPGRPLIKEEAPFSLLFLNRERGSHGNPHVEQRPRPPRPPPLGGEPHGTAGRRRPQVLRDVPEGSGGSGHER encoded by the exons ATGTCTCGGCGGAAGCAAGCCAAGCCCCAGCATCTCAAATCGGACCAGGAGCTGCAAGCCGAGGTAGTTTGCGAGCACG cAGTcccaggagaaggagcagatgACGGCGACAGCGGCAACGAGAGCAGGAGTGGAAGCGAAGAAACCAACGTCTGCGAGAAATGCTGTGCCGAGTTCTTCAAGTGGACTGACTTCCTGGAGCACAAGAAGAGCTGCACCAAAAACCCCCTGGTGCTGATCGTCAACGAAGATGAGGCAGCTCCGGCCCCCAACGAGGAGCTCCCTGAGCcctctcctgccagctctcCCAGTGACCAGGCAGAGAGCGAAGCCACTGAAGAAGGCGCCCAGGCAGAGACCAATGACAGCTCTGAGGTaaagacagcagagaaggaagaagagccaATGGAGGTAGAAACGCCTGCAGAGAAGACTTTCCAGAATCAAGGCACCTCAACTACAGCTACTCCTCTACCTCAGATCCCTGAACCATCTTCCATGACAACCTATAACATGCCAAACACCAACGTCACACTAGAGACCCTGCTGAGCACAAAGGTGGCAGTGGCACAGTTCTCGCAGACCACCCGGACCACGGCTTCTGCCAGCATCAGCAGCGGGGTGACAGCCGTGGCCATCCCCAtgatcctggagcagctgatggccctgcagcagcagcagatccacCAGCTCCAGCTGATTGAGCAGATCCGCAGCCAAGTGGCGATGATGAACCGCCAGCCACTGCGAGCGTCCCTCAACACCGTCATAGCCGCCCAGACCGGCGCCGGGCaggcctccagccagctgcaagGCTTCGCCACCAGCGCTGCCGTCCAGCTCACTGCAGTCATCCCTCCTGCCATCGTGGGGCAGGTCGCCAGCGCTCAGCCCACAGCCTTTGACGgctcccagcacctctccaggACTACATCGGGAGCGAGCACGCCCAACGTCTCCGGTGGGGGCTCTTCCGCCCCACCCGACTCgagcctcccttcctcctccagcgcgATCACATCCATCACACCCGTGCCCGGCACCCCCAACGGCGCCTCGCAGCCCCAGAACGCTTCCACCTCGCCTTCGCTAGGAGGACACGGAAGCCTCACCTCGGTGTCCAGCCTGCCAAACCCACTTCTACCTCAAACCTCCTCCAACAGCAGCGTGATCTTCCCCAACCCGCTGGTGAGCATCGCCGCCACGGCCAATGCGCTGGACCCACTCTCCGCTCTTATGAAGCACCGCAAGGGGAAGCCCCCCAACGTCTCGGTGTTCGAGCCCAAGGCGAGCTCCGAGGACCCCTTTTTTAAGCATAAGTGCAGGTTTTGTGCCAAGGTCTTCGGCAGCGACAGCGCTCTGCAGATCCACCTTCGCTCACACACGGGAGAGAGGCCTTTCAAGTGCAACATCTGCGGGAACCGCTTCTCCACCAAGGGCAACCTGAAAGTCCATTTTCAGAGGCACAAGGAGAAATACCCCCACATTCAGATGAACCCCTACCCTGTTCCAGAATACCTCGACAACGTGCCCACCTGCTCCGGGATCCCCTACGGGATGTCGCTGCCCCCTGAGAAGCCAGTCACCACGTGGCTGGACAGCAAACCCGTCCTGCCCACCGTCCCAACTTCCATTGGTCTCCAGCTGCCCCCCACTATCCCTGGTGTGAACAGCTATGGAGATTCCCCAAGCATCACCCCCATGAGCAGGTCACCCCAGAGGCCTTCACCCGCCTCCAGTGAATGCACTTCTCTGTCCCCCAGCCTCAACACCTCCGAGTCGGGTGCACCAGCGTCCGCCGAGTCCccgcagcctgtccagagcggCTCGGCCCAGACCAAGTCAGAAGCTGTGACCTTGCCTCCCACGGGCGCACGGCTCGGGGAGCTCCCTGTGGGTGGGCAGGCCTCTGCAGCTTCCACCTCTTCGATACCCACCGCCGTGACGGAGAGCGGCGTGGTGACGAGCCTCCCAAACCCCGTGCTTCCAGCAGTGTCTGACCAGTTTAAGGCCAAGTTCCCGTTCGGCGGCCTGCTAGACTCTATGCAAACATCAGAAAcctcaaagctgcagcagctggtggagaacatTGATAAGAAGATGACAGACCCCAATCAATGCGTCATTTGTCACCGCGTGCTCAGTTGTCAGAGCGCTCTCAAGATGCATTACCGGACGCACACGGGAGAAAGGCCATTTAAATGCAAAATCTGCGGACGTGCCTTCACTACGAAAGGCAACCTCAAGACGCACTTCGGAGTCCACCGGGCCAAGCCGCCGCTGCGGGTGCAGCACTCGTGTCCCATCTGCCAGAAGAAGTTCACCAATGCAGtggttctgcagcagcacatccGGATGCACATGGGCGGGCAGATCCCCAACACGCCGCTGCCGGAGGGCTTCCAGGATGCCATGGACTCGGAGCTTTCCTACGATGACAAGAACATCGACGCACTGAGCAACTTCGATGAGGACATCGATGAGAACTCCATGGAGGAGGACCCGGAGCTGAAGGACGTGGCAAGCGACTCCTCCAAACCTCTCATATCCTACTCCGGGTCATGTCCTTCTTCGCCGCCTTCCGTGATCTCCAGCATCGCCGCTTTGGAGAACCAGATGAAGATGATTGACTCCGTCATgaactgccagcagctggccGGCTTAAAATCCATGGAAAACGGGTCAGGGGAGAGTGACCACCTGAGCAACGACTCCTCGTCGGCTGTGGGTGACCTGGAAAGCCAGAGCGCAGGCAGCCCTGCCATGTCGGAGTCCTCTTCCTCCATGCAAGCTTTATCTCCCGTCAACAGCAACAGCGAAAGCTTCAGGTCCAAGTCCCCAGTTCTCGGCACCCAGGAAGAGCCGCCGGAAATACAGCTAAAGACAGAGAAACCAGACAGCCCCCCGCCCACGACCGAAAACGGAGGCGCCTTAGACCTGACATCCGCCGCTGCCACCACCAACCCGGGCAGGCCGCTCATCAAAGAGGAGGCTCCTTTTAGCCTGCTGTTCCTGAACAGAGAACGTG GTTCACATGGGAACCCACATGTGGAACAACGCCCCCGCCCGCCGCGGCCGCCGCCTCTCGGTGGAGAACCCCATGGCACTGCTGGGCGGCGACGCCCTCAAGTTCTCCGAGATGTTCCAGAAGGATCTGGCGGCTCGGGCCATGAACGTTGA
- the SALL3 gene encoding sal-like protein 3 isoform X2 — protein MSRRKQAKPQHLKSDQELQAEVVCEHVPGEGADDGDSGNESRSGSEETNVCEKCCAEFFKWTDFLEHKKSCTKNPLVLIVNEDEAAPAPNEELPEPSPASSPSDQAESEATEEGAQAETNDSSEVKTAEKEEEPMEVETPAEKTFQNQGTSTTATPLPQIPEPSSMTTYNMPNTNVTLETLLSTKVAVAQFSQTTRTTASASISSGVTAVAIPMILEQLMALQQQQIHQLQLIEQIRSQVAMMNRQPLRASLNTVIAAQTGAGQASSQLQGFATSAAVQLTAVIPPAIVGQVASAQPTAFDGSQHLSRTTSGASTPNVSGGGSSAPPDSSLPSSSSAITSITPVPGTPNGASQPQNASTSPSLGGHGSLTSVSSLPNPLLPQTSSNSSVIFPNPLVSIAATANALDPLSALMKHRKGKPPNVSVFEPKASSEDPFFKHKCRFCAKVFGSDSALQIHLRSHTGERPFKCNICGNRFSTKGNLKVHFQRHKEKYPHIQMNPYPVPEYLDNVPTCSGIPYGMSLPPEKPVTTWLDSKPVLPTVPTSIGLQLPPTIPGVNSYGDSPSITPMSRSPQRPSPASSECTSLSPSLNTSESGAPASAESPQPVQSGSAQTKSEAVTLPPTGARLGELPVGGQASAASTSSIPTAVTESGVVTSLPNPVLPAVSDQFKAKFPFGGLLDSMQTSETSKLQQLVENIDKKMTDPNQCVICHRVLSCQSALKMHYRTHTGERPFKCKICGRAFTTKGNLKTHFGVHRAKPPLRVQHSCPICQKKFTNAVVLQQHIRMHMGGQIPNTPLPEGFQDAMDSELSYDDKNIDALSNFDEDIDENSMEEDPELKDVASDSSKPLISYSGSCPSSPPSVISSIAALENQMKMIDSVMNCQQLAGLKSMENGSGESDHLSNDSSSAVGDLESQSAGSPAMSESSSSMQALSPVNSNSESFRSKSPVLGTQEEPPEIQLKTEKPDSPPPTTENGGALDLTSAAATTNPGRPLIKEEAPFSLLFLNRERGPSQSTPSLVTSTAPTMIKMEVNGHSKPISLGEVASLPAGIQVPAAPQTVMSPGITPMLAPPPRRTPKQHNCQSCGKTFSSASALQIHERTHTGEKPFGCTICGRAFTTKGNLKVHMGTHMWNNAPARRGRRLSVENPMALLGGDALKFSEMFQKDLAARAMNVDPSFWNQYAAAITNGLAMKNNEISVIQNGGIPQLPVSLGGGAIPPLGSLTAGMDKARTGSSPPIVSLDKASPETGASRPFTRFIEDNKEIGIN, from the exons ATGTCTCGGCGGAAGCAAGCCAAGCCCCAGCATCTCAAATCGGACCAGGAGCTGCAAGCCGAGGTAGTTTGCGAGCACG TcccaggagaaggagcagatgACGGCGACAGCGGCAACGAGAGCAGGAGTGGAAGCGAAGAAACCAACGTCTGCGAGAAATGCTGTGCCGAGTTCTTCAAGTGGACTGACTTCCTGGAGCACAAGAAGAGCTGCACCAAAAACCCCCTGGTGCTGATCGTCAACGAAGATGAGGCAGCTCCGGCCCCCAACGAGGAGCTCCCTGAGCcctctcctgccagctctcCCAGTGACCAGGCAGAGAGCGAAGCCACTGAAGAAGGCGCCCAGGCAGAGACCAATGACAGCTCTGAGGTaaagacagcagagaaggaagaagagccaATGGAGGTAGAAACGCCTGCAGAGAAGACTTTCCAGAATCAAGGCACCTCAACTACAGCTACTCCTCTACCTCAGATCCCTGAACCATCTTCCATGACAACCTATAACATGCCAAACACCAACGTCACACTAGAGACCCTGCTGAGCACAAAGGTGGCAGTGGCACAGTTCTCGCAGACCACCCGGACCACGGCTTCTGCCAGCATCAGCAGCGGGGTGACAGCCGTGGCCATCCCCAtgatcctggagcagctgatggccctgcagcagcagcagatccacCAGCTCCAGCTGATTGAGCAGATCCGCAGCCAAGTGGCGATGATGAACCGCCAGCCACTGCGAGCGTCCCTCAACACCGTCATAGCCGCCCAGACCGGCGCCGGGCaggcctccagccagctgcaagGCTTCGCCACCAGCGCTGCCGTCCAGCTCACTGCAGTCATCCCTCCTGCCATCGTGGGGCAGGTCGCCAGCGCTCAGCCCACAGCCTTTGACGgctcccagcacctctccaggACTACATCGGGAGCGAGCACGCCCAACGTCTCCGGTGGGGGCTCTTCCGCCCCACCCGACTCgagcctcccttcctcctccagcgcgATCACATCCATCACACCCGTGCCCGGCACCCCCAACGGCGCCTCGCAGCCCCAGAACGCTTCCACCTCGCCTTCGCTAGGAGGACACGGAAGCCTCACCTCGGTGTCCAGCCTGCCAAACCCACTTCTACCTCAAACCTCCTCCAACAGCAGCGTGATCTTCCCCAACCCGCTGGTGAGCATCGCCGCCACGGCCAATGCGCTGGACCCACTCTCCGCTCTTATGAAGCACCGCAAGGGGAAGCCCCCCAACGTCTCGGTGTTCGAGCCCAAGGCGAGCTCCGAGGACCCCTTTTTTAAGCATAAGTGCAGGTTTTGTGCCAAGGTCTTCGGCAGCGACAGCGCTCTGCAGATCCACCTTCGCTCACACACGGGAGAGAGGCCTTTCAAGTGCAACATCTGCGGGAACCGCTTCTCCACCAAGGGCAACCTGAAAGTCCATTTTCAGAGGCACAAGGAGAAATACCCCCACATTCAGATGAACCCCTACCCTGTTCCAGAATACCTCGACAACGTGCCCACCTGCTCCGGGATCCCCTACGGGATGTCGCTGCCCCCTGAGAAGCCAGTCACCACGTGGCTGGACAGCAAACCCGTCCTGCCCACCGTCCCAACTTCCATTGGTCTCCAGCTGCCCCCCACTATCCCTGGTGTGAACAGCTATGGAGATTCCCCAAGCATCACCCCCATGAGCAGGTCACCCCAGAGGCCTTCACCCGCCTCCAGTGAATGCACTTCTCTGTCCCCCAGCCTCAACACCTCCGAGTCGGGTGCACCAGCGTCCGCCGAGTCCccgcagcctgtccagagcggCTCGGCCCAGACCAAGTCAGAAGCTGTGACCTTGCCTCCCACGGGCGCACGGCTCGGGGAGCTCCCTGTGGGTGGGCAGGCCTCTGCAGCTTCCACCTCTTCGATACCCACCGCCGTGACGGAGAGCGGCGTGGTGACGAGCCTCCCAAACCCCGTGCTTCCAGCAGTGTCTGACCAGTTTAAGGCCAAGTTCCCGTTCGGCGGCCTGCTAGACTCTATGCAAACATCAGAAAcctcaaagctgcagcagctggtggagaacatTGATAAGAAGATGACAGACCCCAATCAATGCGTCATTTGTCACCGCGTGCTCAGTTGTCAGAGCGCTCTCAAGATGCATTACCGGACGCACACGGGAGAAAGGCCATTTAAATGCAAAATCTGCGGACGTGCCTTCACTACGAAAGGCAACCTCAAGACGCACTTCGGAGTCCACCGGGCCAAGCCGCCGCTGCGGGTGCAGCACTCGTGTCCCATCTGCCAGAAGAAGTTCACCAATGCAGtggttctgcagcagcacatccGGATGCACATGGGCGGGCAGATCCCCAACACGCCGCTGCCGGAGGGCTTCCAGGATGCCATGGACTCGGAGCTTTCCTACGATGACAAGAACATCGACGCACTGAGCAACTTCGATGAGGACATCGATGAGAACTCCATGGAGGAGGACCCGGAGCTGAAGGACGTGGCAAGCGACTCCTCCAAACCTCTCATATCCTACTCCGGGTCATGTCCTTCTTCGCCGCCTTCCGTGATCTCCAGCATCGCCGCTTTGGAGAACCAGATGAAGATGATTGACTCCGTCATgaactgccagcagctggccGGCTTAAAATCCATGGAAAACGGGTCAGGGGAGAGTGACCACCTGAGCAACGACTCCTCGTCGGCTGTGGGTGACCTGGAAAGCCAGAGCGCAGGCAGCCCTGCCATGTCGGAGTCCTCTTCCTCCATGCAAGCTTTATCTCCCGTCAACAGCAACAGCGAAAGCTTCAGGTCCAAGTCCCCAGTTCTCGGCACCCAGGAAGAGCCGCCGGAAATACAGCTAAAGACAGAGAAACCAGACAGCCCCCCGCCCACGACCGAAAACGGAGGCGCCTTAGACCTGACATCCGCCGCTGCCACCACCAACCCGGGCAGGCCGCTCATCAAAGAGGAGGCTCCTTTTAGCCTGCTGTTCCTGAACAGAGAACGTG GTCCCAGCCAAAGCACTCCTAGCCTGGTCACCAGTACAGCACCCACCATGATCAAAATGGAAGTGAATGGTCACAGCAAGCCGATCTCTTTGGGTGAGGTTGCCTCGCTTCCAGCTGGAATCCAGGTTCCTGCTGCACCACAGACAGTGATGAGTCCGGGGATCACCCCCATGCTGGCACCCCCCCCTCGCCGGACtcccaagcagcacaactgtCAGTCGTGTGGGAAGACCTTCTCCTCAGCCAGCGCGCTGCAGATACACGAGCGCACCCATACTGGTGAAAAACCGTTTGGTTGTACAATCTGTGGTAGAGCTTTTACCACAAAGGGGAACCTGAAG GTTCACATGGGAACCCACATGTGGAACAACGCCCCCGCCCGCCGCGGCCGCCGCCTCTCGGTGGAGAACCCCATGGCACTGCTGGGCGGCGACGCCCTCAAGTTCTCCGAGATGTTCCAGAAGGATCTGGCGGCTCGGGCCATGAACGTTGACCCCAGCTTCTGGAACCAGTACGCCGCAGCCATCACCAACGGCCTGGCCATGAAGAACAACGAGATCTCTGTCATACAGAACGGGGGTATCCCCCAGCTGCCCGTCAGCCTGGGCGGCGGCGCCATCCCGCCCCTCGGCAGCCTCACCGCCGGCATGGACAAAGCTCGCACGGGCAGCAGCCCTCCCATCGTCAGCCTGGACAAAGCCAGCCCCGAAACGGGAGCCAGCCGCCCCTTCACCAGGTTTATCGAGGATAATAAAGAGATTGGCATCAACTGA
- the SALL3 gene encoding sal-like protein 3 isoform X1, with protein sequence MSRRKQAKPQHLKSDQELQAEVVCEHAVPGEGADDGDSGNESRSGSEETNVCEKCCAEFFKWTDFLEHKKSCTKNPLVLIVNEDEAAPAPNEELPEPSPASSPSDQAESEATEEGAQAETNDSSEVKTAEKEEEPMEVETPAEKTFQNQGTSTTATPLPQIPEPSSMTTYNMPNTNVTLETLLSTKVAVAQFSQTTRTTASASISSGVTAVAIPMILEQLMALQQQQIHQLQLIEQIRSQVAMMNRQPLRASLNTVIAAQTGAGQASSQLQGFATSAAVQLTAVIPPAIVGQVASAQPTAFDGSQHLSRTTSGASTPNVSGGGSSAPPDSSLPSSSSAITSITPVPGTPNGASQPQNASTSPSLGGHGSLTSVSSLPNPLLPQTSSNSSVIFPNPLVSIAATANALDPLSALMKHRKGKPPNVSVFEPKASSEDPFFKHKCRFCAKVFGSDSALQIHLRSHTGERPFKCNICGNRFSTKGNLKVHFQRHKEKYPHIQMNPYPVPEYLDNVPTCSGIPYGMSLPPEKPVTTWLDSKPVLPTVPTSIGLQLPPTIPGVNSYGDSPSITPMSRSPQRPSPASSECTSLSPSLNTSESGAPASAESPQPVQSGSAQTKSEAVTLPPTGARLGELPVGGQASAASTSSIPTAVTESGVVTSLPNPVLPAVSDQFKAKFPFGGLLDSMQTSETSKLQQLVENIDKKMTDPNQCVICHRVLSCQSALKMHYRTHTGERPFKCKICGRAFTTKGNLKTHFGVHRAKPPLRVQHSCPICQKKFTNAVVLQQHIRMHMGGQIPNTPLPEGFQDAMDSELSYDDKNIDALSNFDEDIDENSMEEDPELKDVASDSSKPLISYSGSCPSSPPSVISSIAALENQMKMIDSVMNCQQLAGLKSMENGSGESDHLSNDSSSAVGDLESQSAGSPAMSESSSSMQALSPVNSNSESFRSKSPVLGTQEEPPEIQLKTEKPDSPPPTTENGGALDLTSAAATTNPGRPLIKEEAPFSLLFLNRERGPSQSTPSLVTSTAPTMIKMEVNGHSKPISLGEVASLPAGIQVPAAPQTVMSPGITPMLAPPPRRTPKQHNCQSCGKTFSSASALQIHERTHTGEKPFGCTICGRAFTTKGNLKVHMGTHMWNNAPARRGRRLSVENPMALLGGDALKFSEMFQKDLAARAMNVDPSFWNQYAAAITNGLAMKNNEISVIQNGGIPQLPVSLGGGAIPPLGSLTAGMDKARTGSSPPIVSLDKASPETGASRPFTRFIEDNKEIGIN encoded by the exons ATGTCTCGGCGGAAGCAAGCCAAGCCCCAGCATCTCAAATCGGACCAGGAGCTGCAAGCCGAGGTAGTTTGCGAGCACG cAGTcccaggagaaggagcagatgACGGCGACAGCGGCAACGAGAGCAGGAGTGGAAGCGAAGAAACCAACGTCTGCGAGAAATGCTGTGCCGAGTTCTTCAAGTGGACTGACTTCCTGGAGCACAAGAAGAGCTGCACCAAAAACCCCCTGGTGCTGATCGTCAACGAAGATGAGGCAGCTCCGGCCCCCAACGAGGAGCTCCCTGAGCcctctcctgccagctctcCCAGTGACCAGGCAGAGAGCGAAGCCACTGAAGAAGGCGCCCAGGCAGAGACCAATGACAGCTCTGAGGTaaagacagcagagaaggaagaagagccaATGGAGGTAGAAACGCCTGCAGAGAAGACTTTCCAGAATCAAGGCACCTCAACTACAGCTACTCCTCTACCTCAGATCCCTGAACCATCTTCCATGACAACCTATAACATGCCAAACACCAACGTCACACTAGAGACCCTGCTGAGCACAAAGGTGGCAGTGGCACAGTTCTCGCAGACCACCCGGACCACGGCTTCTGCCAGCATCAGCAGCGGGGTGACAGCCGTGGCCATCCCCAtgatcctggagcagctgatggccctgcagcagcagcagatccacCAGCTCCAGCTGATTGAGCAGATCCGCAGCCAAGTGGCGATGATGAACCGCCAGCCACTGCGAGCGTCCCTCAACACCGTCATAGCCGCCCAGACCGGCGCCGGGCaggcctccagccagctgcaagGCTTCGCCACCAGCGCTGCCGTCCAGCTCACTGCAGTCATCCCTCCTGCCATCGTGGGGCAGGTCGCCAGCGCTCAGCCCACAGCCTTTGACGgctcccagcacctctccaggACTACATCGGGAGCGAGCACGCCCAACGTCTCCGGTGGGGGCTCTTCCGCCCCACCCGACTCgagcctcccttcctcctccagcgcgATCACATCCATCACACCCGTGCCCGGCACCCCCAACGGCGCCTCGCAGCCCCAGAACGCTTCCACCTCGCCTTCGCTAGGAGGACACGGAAGCCTCACCTCGGTGTCCAGCCTGCCAAACCCACTTCTACCTCAAACCTCCTCCAACAGCAGCGTGATCTTCCCCAACCCGCTGGTGAGCATCGCCGCCACGGCCAATGCGCTGGACCCACTCTCCGCTCTTATGAAGCACCGCAAGGGGAAGCCCCCCAACGTCTCGGTGTTCGAGCCCAAGGCGAGCTCCGAGGACCCCTTTTTTAAGCATAAGTGCAGGTTTTGTGCCAAGGTCTTCGGCAGCGACAGCGCTCTGCAGATCCACCTTCGCTCACACACGGGAGAGAGGCCTTTCAAGTGCAACATCTGCGGGAACCGCTTCTCCACCAAGGGCAACCTGAAAGTCCATTTTCAGAGGCACAAGGAGAAATACCCCCACATTCAGATGAACCCCTACCCTGTTCCAGAATACCTCGACAACGTGCCCACCTGCTCCGGGATCCCCTACGGGATGTCGCTGCCCCCTGAGAAGCCAGTCACCACGTGGCTGGACAGCAAACCCGTCCTGCCCACCGTCCCAACTTCCATTGGTCTCCAGCTGCCCCCCACTATCCCTGGTGTGAACAGCTATGGAGATTCCCCAAGCATCACCCCCATGAGCAGGTCACCCCAGAGGCCTTCACCCGCCTCCAGTGAATGCACTTCTCTGTCCCCCAGCCTCAACACCTCCGAGTCGGGTGCACCAGCGTCCGCCGAGTCCccgcagcctgtccagagcggCTCGGCCCAGACCAAGTCAGAAGCTGTGACCTTGCCTCCCACGGGCGCACGGCTCGGGGAGCTCCCTGTGGGTGGGCAGGCCTCTGCAGCTTCCACCTCTTCGATACCCACCGCCGTGACGGAGAGCGGCGTGGTGACGAGCCTCCCAAACCCCGTGCTTCCAGCAGTGTCTGACCAGTTTAAGGCCAAGTTCCCGTTCGGCGGCCTGCTAGACTCTATGCAAACATCAGAAAcctcaaagctgcagcagctggtggagaacatTGATAAGAAGATGACAGACCCCAATCAATGCGTCATTTGTCACCGCGTGCTCAGTTGTCAGAGCGCTCTCAAGATGCATTACCGGACGCACACGGGAGAAAGGCCATTTAAATGCAAAATCTGCGGACGTGCCTTCACTACGAAAGGCAACCTCAAGACGCACTTCGGAGTCCACCGGGCCAAGCCGCCGCTGCGGGTGCAGCACTCGTGTCCCATCTGCCAGAAGAAGTTCACCAATGCAGtggttctgcagcagcacatccGGATGCACATGGGCGGGCAGATCCCCAACACGCCGCTGCCGGAGGGCTTCCAGGATGCCATGGACTCGGAGCTTTCCTACGATGACAAGAACATCGACGCACTGAGCAACTTCGATGAGGACATCGATGAGAACTCCATGGAGGAGGACCCGGAGCTGAAGGACGTGGCAAGCGACTCCTCCAAACCTCTCATATCCTACTCCGGGTCATGTCCTTCTTCGCCGCCTTCCGTGATCTCCAGCATCGCCGCTTTGGAGAACCAGATGAAGATGATTGACTCCGTCATgaactgccagcagctggccGGCTTAAAATCCATGGAAAACGGGTCAGGGGAGAGTGACCACCTGAGCAACGACTCCTCGTCGGCTGTGGGTGACCTGGAAAGCCAGAGCGCAGGCAGCCCTGCCATGTCGGAGTCCTCTTCCTCCATGCAAGCTTTATCTCCCGTCAACAGCAACAGCGAAAGCTTCAGGTCCAAGTCCCCAGTTCTCGGCACCCAGGAAGAGCCGCCGGAAATACAGCTAAAGACAGAGAAACCAGACAGCCCCCCGCCCACGACCGAAAACGGAGGCGCCTTAGACCTGACATCCGCCGCTGCCACCACCAACCCGGGCAGGCCGCTCATCAAAGAGGAGGCTCCTTTTAGCCTGCTGTTCCTGAACAGAGAACGTG GTCCCAGCCAAAGCACTCCTAGCCTGGTCACCAGTACAGCACCCACCATGATCAAAATGGAAGTGAATGGTCACAGCAAGCCGATCTCTTTGGGTGAGGTTGCCTCGCTTCCAGCTGGAATCCAGGTTCCTGCTGCACCACAGACAGTGATGAGTCCGGGGATCACCCCCATGCTGGCACCCCCCCCTCGCCGGACtcccaagcagcacaactgtCAGTCGTGTGGGAAGACCTTCTCCTCAGCCAGCGCGCTGCAGATACACGAGCGCACCCATACTGGTGAAAAACCGTTTGGTTGTACAATCTGTGGTAGAGCTTTTACCACAAAGGGGAACCTGAAG GTTCACATGGGAACCCACATGTGGAACAACGCCCCCGCCCGCCGCGGCCGCCGCCTCTCGGTGGAGAACCCCATGGCACTGCTGGGCGGCGACGCCCTCAAGTTCTCCGAGATGTTCCAGAAGGATCTGGCGGCTCGGGCCATGAACGTTGACCCCAGCTTCTGGAACCAGTACGCCGCAGCCATCACCAACGGCCTGGCCATGAAGAACAACGAGATCTCTGTCATACAGAACGGGGGTATCCCCCAGCTGCCCGTCAGCCTGGGCGGCGGCGCCATCCCGCCCCTCGGCAGCCTCACCGCCGGCATGGACAAAGCTCGCACGGGCAGCAGCCCTCCCATCGTCAGCCTGGACAAAGCCAGCCCCGAAACGGGAGCCAGCCGCCCCTTCACCAGGTTTATCGAGGATAATAAAGAGATTGGCATCAACTGA